A single region of the Rhodospirillales bacterium genome encodes:
- a CDS encoding DUF1156 domain-containing protein: MEPPYKKKLIEVALPLEAINAASAKEKSIRHGHPSTLHLWWARRPLAACRAVLFAQLVDDPSERVDELLADPETRRKAEARLREQRKEWALRREKADEAGMAGGRAAEIEPEPTLENAAAMVERERLFAIIEDLVKWENTTNETVLERARAEIRRSCGDNPPPVYDPFCGGGSIPLEAQRLGLEAHASDLNPVAVLITKALVEIPPKFAGLPPVNPGSRAKLERGAWNGKGAQGLAEDVRYYGQWMRDEAYRRIGHLYPQATLPDGAQEAGSAGGATGTEEKKATVIAWLWARTVVCPNPACRADLPLVSSYALSTKKGKQAWVEPAIDRSASPPRVRFAVKTGVGTPPEPTKLGRGANFRCPCCGTIAPDTHVKAEGRAGRMGAQLMAVVSEGNRSRIYLPPSEEMERAARMAQPIWRPEQEMPKNPRWFSPPDYGMMTYGDLFTPRQLVALTTFSDLVGEAREKVVADAEAAGLPSGQPRLAAGGAGAEAYADAVAKYLAFAVDRASDAWSTIASWASTGEFIRNTFSRQAIPMVWDYTECNPFSNTTGNFGAQIEWISKCFDGIGVGKTPTVEMADATGKIKESYEFVVSTDPPYYDNIGYADLSDYFYVWLRRSLMGIYPDLFATMLVPKAEELVATPYRHGSKNKAEAFFMEGMGKALRNMAAAAHPDYPVTLYYAFKQAEVEREGVASTGWATFLEALTHAGFSVDGTWPMRTERSARSVGIGANALASSIVLVCRKRAATAPVITRAEFIKAMRAELPAAIKLLQHGHIAAVDLAQASIGPGMAIFTRYARVLEADDSPMTVKTALQLINQALDEYLSEQEAEYDAHTRFAITWFETHGMDAGPYGAAETLATARGVAVDGVRASGILEARSGRVRLLARSELPGDWDPLADTRLTVWECTQHLIQRLEGEGESAAAALLARLGVRGELARDLATRLYRVCERRKRADEARAYNGLVVAWPELTRLAAQARTAPAQAELAV, translated from the coding sequence ATGGAGCCTCCGTACAAGAAAAAGCTTATCGAGGTGGCGTTGCCGCTGGAGGCGATCAATGCGGCCTCGGCCAAGGAGAAGTCGATCCGGCACGGGCATCCGTCGACGCTGCATCTGTGGTGGGCGCGACGGCCGCTTGCAGCGTGCCGGGCGGTGCTGTTCGCGCAACTGGTGGACGATCCGTCGGAGCGGGTGGACGAGCTTCTGGCCGATCCGGAGACGCGACGGAAGGCCGAGGCGCGCTTGCGCGAGCAACGGAAGGAGTGGGCGCTTCGCCGCGAGAAGGCCGACGAGGCGGGCATGGCAGGCGGCCGCGCGGCCGAGATCGAGCCCGAGCCGACGCTGGAAAACGCGGCGGCAATGGTCGAACGCGAGCGCCTGTTTGCGATCATTGAGGATCTGGTCAAGTGGGAGAACACCACCAACGAGACCGTCCTCGAGCGGGCGCGGGCCGAAATTCGCAGGTCCTGTGGCGATAACCCGCCGCCGGTCTACGACCCCTTCTGCGGCGGCGGCTCGATCCCGCTGGAGGCACAGCGGCTTGGCCTCGAGGCCCATGCCTCCGACCTCAATCCCGTCGCGGTGCTGATCACCAAGGCACTGGTCGAGATCCCGCCCAAGTTCGCCGGCTTGCCGCCGGTCAATCCCGGCTCCCGGGCGAAACTCGAGCGGGGCGCCTGGAACGGCAAAGGCGCGCAGGGCCTCGCCGAGGACGTGCGGTACTACGGCCAATGGATGCGCGACGAGGCTTACCGGCGCATCGGGCATCTGTATCCGCAGGCGACGTTGCCGGATGGGGCTCAAGAGGCGGGGAGCGCCGGAGGCGCGACAGGGACTGAGGAGAAAAAGGCGACGGTGATCGCGTGGCTATGGGCGCGCACGGTCGTCTGCCCCAATCCGGCGTGCCGCGCCGACCTGCCTCTTGTGAGTTCCTACGCGCTGTCGACCAAGAAGGGAAAGCAGGCCTGGGTCGAGCCGGCGATCGATCGATCCGCCTCTCCGCCGCGTGTCCGCTTTGCGGTGAAAACCGGCGTCGGCACGCCGCCGGAACCGACCAAGCTGGGACGCGGCGCCAACTTCAGGTGCCCGTGCTGCGGCACGATCGCACCGGATACGCACGTCAAGGCGGAAGGCAGAGCTGGACGGATGGGGGCGCAACTGATGGCCGTCGTCTCCGAAGGGAACCGCAGCCGCATCTACCTGCCGCCATCCGAGGAGATGGAGCGGGCCGCGCGAATGGCCCAGCCGATATGGCGGCCGGAACAGGAAATGCCGAAGAATCCGCGTTGGTTCTCGCCGCCTGACTACGGAATGATGACCTACGGCGACCTGTTCACCCCGCGGCAGTTGGTGGCGTTGACGACGTTTTCGGATCTGGTCGGGGAGGCGCGGGAGAAAGTGGTGGCCGACGCCGAAGCCGCCGGCCTTCCCTCCGGCCAGCCCCGCCTCGCCGCCGGCGGCGCCGGCGCCGAAGCCTACGCGGATGCTGTCGCGAAGTATCTTGCATTTGCAGTGGATCGCGCCAGCGATGCCTGGAGTACGATTGCTTCGTGGGCTTCAACTGGGGAATTCATTAGGAACACGTTCTCTCGACAGGCCATTCCGATGGTGTGGGATTACACGGAATGCAACCCGTTCAGCAACACCACCGGAAACTTTGGAGCGCAAATTGAGTGGATATCCAAGTGCTTCGATGGAATAGGGGTGGGAAAAACGCCGACTGTGGAAATGGCTGATGCAACCGGGAAAATCAAAGAAAGTTATGAATTCGTAGTAAGTACTGATCCACCTTACTATGATAATATTGGTTATGCGGACCTTTCCGACTATTTTTACGTCTGGTTGAGGCGATCTCTTATGGGCATTTACCCCGATCTTTTCGCGACGATGCTGGTGCCGAAGGCCGAGGAACTGGTGGCGACACCCTACCGCCACGGCAGCAAGAACAAGGCCGAGGCGTTCTTCATGGAGGGCATGGGCAAGGCGCTCCGCAACATGGCGGCGGCGGCGCATCCGGATTACCCGGTCACGCTGTACTATGCCTTCAAGCAGGCGGAGGTGGAGCGGGAGGGCGTCGCGTCCACCGGTTGGGCGACCTTTCTCGAAGCGCTGACCCATGCCGGATTTTCCGTCGACGGCACATGGCCGATGCGAACCGAGCGGAGCGCCCGTAGTGTCGGGATCGGCGCCAACGCCCTCGCCTCCTCCATCGTGCTCGTCTGCCGCAAGCGCGCCGCGACCGCGCCGGTGATCACCCGCGCCGAGTTCATCAAGGCCATGCGAGCAGAGCTGCCGGCTGCGATCAAGCTCCTCCAGCACGGCCACATCGCCGCCGTCGATCTGGCGCAGGCGTCGATCGGCCCCGGCATGGCGATCTTCACCCGCTATGCCCGCGTGCTCGAGGCCGACGACAGCCCGATGACGGTGAAGACGGCGCTGCAACTGATCAATCAGGCCCTGGACGAATACCTCTCGGAACAGGAGGCCGAGTACGACGCCCACACCCGCTTCGCCATCACCTGGTTCGAGACCCACGGCATGGACGCGGGCCCCTACGGCGCTGCCGAGACGCTCGCAACGGCGCGTGGCGTCGCCGTCGACGGCGTGCGGGCTTCGGGCATTCTCGAAGCCAGAAGCGGCAGGGTGCGGCTGCTGGCCCGTTCCGAACTGCCGGGCGACTGGGACCCGCTGGCGGACACACGCCTGACGGTATGGGAGTGCACCCAGCACCTGATCCAGAGGCTCGAGGGCGAGGGCGAGAGCGCGGCGGCGGCGCTGCTGGCGCGGCTCGGCGTCCGCGGCGAGCTGGCGCGGGACCTCGCCACCCGGCTCTACCGCGTCTGCGAGCGCAGGAAGCGGGCCGACGAGGCGCGCGCCTACAACGGCCTCGTCGTCGCCTGGCCGGAACTCACCCGCCTCGCCGCACAAGCCCGAACGGCCCCGGCGCAGGCGGAGCTGGCTGTGTGA
- a CDS encoding DUF4433 domain-containing protein codes for MNRENLEELHYITPIANLPSILEHGILSHRRVARLQHESVAKQEVQNLRAKVRVPGGRALHDYVNLYVCARNPMLFKCRDMHRSLCVLRVGTTVLDLPNVVITDQNAASDYRRFSPAPGGLSIIDEAKVFAEYWTHPQDPIAELRHKSVKCAEVLVPDLVDAGYIFGAYVSNAGSSASLTEQAPGLQVAINAHLFFR; via the coding sequence ATGAACCGGGAGAATCTTGAGGAACTCCACTACATCACGCCGATTGCCAACCTCCCGTCGATACTTGAACACGGAATTCTCTCTCATCGCCGGGTGGCCAGACTTCAGCATGAATCCGTCGCCAAACAGGAGGTCCAGAACCTGCGAGCCAAAGTGCGCGTGCCCGGAGGGCGCGCCCTGCACGACTACGTTAACCTCTACGTCTGCGCGCGAAATCCGATGCTCTTCAAGTGCCGGGACATGCATCGAAGCCTTTGCGTGTTGAGGGTCGGCACGACGGTGCTCGATCTCCCGAACGTTGTGATCACCGACCAGAACGCAGCGAGTGACTACCGCCGTTTCAGTCCCGCTCCGGGCGGGCTGTCGATTATCGACGAGGCGAAGGTCTTTGCGGAGTACTGGACCCACCCACAGGATCCGATTGCCGAGCTGCGTCACAAATCCGTGAAGTGCGCAGAGGTGCTGGTGCCAGATTTGGTAGACGCTGGCTACATTTTTGGTGCATACGTTTCCAACGCTGGAAGCTCGGCGAGTCTGACTGAACAGGCTCCGGGGCTGCAGGTGGCGATCAATGCACACCTGTTCTTTCGGTGA
- a CDS encoding BrnA antitoxin family protein, whose amino-acid sequence MSDETKLEPLKPLPRFASDDEAERFVENADLSRYDLSGFKPAAFEFEPKSARVNMRLPAPLLAAVKERARARGVPYQRFIREAIERALTDTRPS is encoded by the coding sequence ATGAGCGACGAGACCAAGCTTGAGCCGCTTAAGCCTCTTCCCCGCTTCGCCAGCGATGACGAGGCGGAACGCTTCGTGGAGAACGCGGATCTCAGCCGGTACGACCTGTCCGGGTTCAAGCCGGCCGCCTTCGAGTTCGAGCCGAAGTCGGCCCGCGTCAACATGCGGCTGCCGGCGCCCCTGCTTGCGGCGGTGAAGGAGAGGGCGAGAGCGCGGGGCGTGCCGTATCAGCGGTTCATCCGGGAAGCGATCGAGCGGGCGCTTACGGACACTCGCCCGTCCTGA
- a CDS encoding macro domain-containing protein → MITVRVGDLFASKAQTLVNTVNCVGIMGKGIALEFKRRFPEMFRDYEKRCDAREVRLGRPYLYKDLVDHWVLNFPTKDHWRSVSKLDDIVEGLAYLQAHYREWGITSLAVPPLGCGHGQLEWKVVGPTLHRYLSELDTPVELYAPHGTPADLMDEAFLAGSVANPPVFGRSLHGSRVSPAIVALVAILSRINRETYHWPIGRTTFQKIAYFATESGIPTGLQYQRGSYGPFAADLKQVISCLVNHQLVAETKRGQMFEIKPGPTYRDAREVSKPQLREWVPLIEHVADLFLRLPTTTDAEIAATVHFAAKEVAEKTDGKATEIEVVDEVMRWKQKRRPPINRNDVANTTRNLNLLGWVDLVPSSELDPADEELAYA, encoded by the coding sequence ATGATCACCGTCCGTGTCGGCGACCTGTTCGCGTCCAAAGCACAGACCCTGGTCAACACGGTGAACTGCGTTGGCATCATGGGCAAGGGAATCGCGCTGGAATTCAAGAGGCGCTTCCCGGAAATGTTCCGCGACTACGAGAAGCGCTGCGACGCCAGAGAGGTCAGGCTCGGACGCCCCTACCTATACAAGGATCTCGTCGACCACTGGGTCCTGAACTTTCCGACCAAGGATCACTGGCGGTCGGTTTCCAAGCTGGACGACATTGTCGAAGGCCTCGCGTACCTCCAGGCACACTATCGCGAGTGGGGCATTACGTCGCTTGCCGTTCCCCCGCTCGGATGCGGCCATGGCCAGCTCGAGTGGAAGGTGGTCGGCCCGACGCTCCATCGCTACCTGAGCGAACTGGACACCCCTGTCGAACTCTACGCGCCGCACGGCACGCCTGCCGACCTGATGGACGAGGCTTTTCTTGCCGGGTCAGTTGCGAATCCTCCGGTGTTTGGGCGAAGCCTGCACGGCTCGCGCGTCAGTCCGGCAATCGTCGCCCTGGTGGCGATCCTGTCGCGCATCAACCGCGAAACGTACCACTGGCCGATTGGCCGCACCACGTTTCAGAAGATCGCCTATTTCGCGACCGAGAGCGGCATCCCCACGGGCTTGCAATACCAGCGCGGCAGCTACGGCCCGTTCGCCGCCGACCTCAAGCAGGTGATCTCCTGCCTCGTGAACCATCAGCTCGTAGCCGAGACAAAGCGCGGGCAGATGTTCGAAATCAAGCCGGGACCGACCTATCGCGACGCACGCGAGGTTTCCAAGCCGCAACTCAGGGAATGGGTTCCGCTCATCGAGCATGTCGCGGATCTGTTCTTGAGGCTGCCCACCACGACCGACGCCGAGATCGCCGCCACTGTCCATTTCGCCGCAAAGGAGGTGGCCGAGAAAACCGACGGCAAAGCCACTGAGATCGAGGTGGTCGACGAGGTCATGCGCTGGAAGCAGAAGCGGCGGCCGCCCATAAACCGAAACGACGTGGCCAACACCACCCGCAATCTGAACCTTCTTGGCTGGGTGGATCTGGTTCCGAGTTCGGAACTCGACCCCGCTGACGAGGAGCTGGCCTACGCCTAG
- the cas1 gene encoding CRISPR-associated endonuclease Cas1, translating to MIGQSPSLFASVCSAHTLTMGWAKVRANKGGPGGDGETLWDFRAQAGPRIERLARELMGGDYRPGPLRAVDVPKRSGGTRTLSIPCVVDRVAQTAAAMVLGPVLEPEFEDSSFAYRPGRSVERAVARVSALYRDGYRYVVDGDIRAYFDSIPHAPLVARLEAIVDDERLIDLIELWLEGFDEDGVGIPQGSPISPLLANLYLDAVDERIERRGVRLVRYADDFVLLCRSESRAAGALERMAALLAEHGLELHPEKTRIVRFENGFTFLGRLFVRSLVVKTDPDEAAPEVAASEPDPPWNDAAVAEERPPGDVVPFPMPAAAANAGVAEPEEPPEPVVTIPREVSGSAAVASAAHAPAEPPAEPPPADLRAELGAAPHGRFAPILAPLYVMESGRRIDLRNEALVVLEGEVELLALPPGRVDRIEVGPYVEIAQAAIRQAMAWRIPVAMVDGHGEAIGSIEPKLVRRAGLHLAQAGCVLDPARRLALARILVEGRLRSQQKKLKKLNQDAHVERVEDAAEEIFRLSRRAAHGDGVDQVMGFEGAATRRYWPALGALLKHGWRLGKRTRRPPADAVNAVISWLSAMLTRDVHALVLRRGLHPGFAALHGSYDGHDGALYDVVEEFRAPLAEGPAVGMFNRRRLREEHFYVDGEGRVRINRQGRTVVIRAYEAGLDREIKSQWRDGRTTWRGVMEEQVDAYARHMLGEETYRPYDLDY from the coding sequence ATGATTGGGCAATCGCCTTCCCTGTTCGCCAGCGTCTGCAGCGCCCACACCCTGACCATGGGGTGGGCGAAGGTGAGGGCCAACAAGGGCGGGCCGGGCGGCGACGGCGAGACGTTGTGGGACTTTCGCGCCCAGGCCGGACCACGCATCGAGCGCCTCGCGCGGGAGCTGATGGGCGGGGACTACCGGCCGGGACCGCTCCGGGCGGTGGACGTGCCGAAGCGGAGCGGCGGCACCCGCACGCTCTCGATCCCCTGCGTCGTCGACCGGGTGGCGCAGACGGCGGCGGCGATGGTGCTGGGCCCGGTGCTGGAGCCGGAGTTCGAGGACTCCAGCTTCGCCTACCGCCCGGGGCGGTCGGTGGAGCGGGCGGTGGCGCGGGTCTCGGCGCTCTACCGCGACGGCTACCGCTACGTGGTCGACGGCGACATCCGCGCCTACTTCGACAGCATCCCGCACGCGCCGCTGGTCGCGCGCCTGGAAGCGATCGTCGACGATGAACGCCTGATCGACCTGATCGAGCTGTGGCTGGAGGGCTTCGACGAGGACGGCGTCGGCATCCCCCAGGGCTCGCCGATCTCGCCGCTGCTCGCCAACCTCTACCTGGACGCGGTCGACGAACGGATCGAGAGGCGGGGCGTGCGGCTGGTGCGCTATGCCGACGATTTCGTGTTGTTGTGCCGGAGCGAGAGCCGCGCCGCGGGGGCGCTGGAGCGGATGGCGGCGCTGCTCGCCGAGCACGGCCTGGAGCTGCACCCGGAGAAGACCCGCATCGTCCGCTTCGAGAACGGGTTCACCTTCCTCGGCCGGCTGTTCGTGCGCTCGCTGGTGGTCAAGACCGATCCCGACGAGGCGGCGCCGGAAGTTGCCGCAAGCGAGCCGGATCCGCCGTGGAACGACGCCGCAGTGGCGGAGGAGCGGCCGCCGGGGGACGTCGTGCCGTTTCCGATGCCGGCAGCGGCGGCGAACGCCGGCGTGGCGGAGCCGGAGGAGCCGCCGGAGCCGGTGGTGACGATCCCCAGGGAGGTCAGCGGTTCTGCGGCGGTCGCATCGGCCGCGCACGCGCCTGCGGAACCCCCAGCGGAGCCGCCGCCGGCCGACCTGCGCGCGGAGCTTGGCGCCGCGCCGCACGGCCGCTTCGCGCCGATCCTGGCGCCGCTCTACGTGATGGAGAGCGGCCGGAGGATCGATCTCAGGAACGAGGCGCTCGTTGTGCTGGAGGGCGAGGTCGAGTTGCTGGCGCTGCCGCCGGGCCGGGTCGACCGCATCGAGGTCGGGCCCTACGTCGAGATCGCGCAAGCCGCGATCCGCCAAGCGATGGCGTGGCGGATTCCGGTGGCGATGGTGGACGGGCACGGCGAGGCGATCGGCAGCATCGAGCCGAAGCTCGTCCGCCGTGCCGGGCTGCACCTGGCACAGGCCGGGTGCGTGCTCGATCCCGCGCGGAGGCTTGCGCTGGCGCGGATCCTGGTCGAAGGGCGGCTGCGCAGCCAGCAGAAGAAACTCAAGAAGCTCAACCAGGACGCGCACGTGGAGCGGGTGGAGGACGCCGCAGAGGAAATATTCCGGCTGTCGCGGCGGGCGGCGCACGGCGACGGCGTCGACCAAGTGATGGGCTTCGAGGGGGCGGCGACGCGGCGCTACTGGCCGGCCCTCGGGGCGCTTCTCAAGCACGGCTGGCGGCTCGGCAAGCGCACCCGCCGGCCGCCGGCCGACGCCGTCAACGCGGTGATCTCGTGGTTGTCGGCGATGCTGACCCGCGACGTCCACGCGCTGGTGCTGCGCCGCGGCCTCCACCCCGGATTCGCGGCGCTGCACGGCTCCTACGACGGCCACGACGGCGCCCTCTACGACGTGGTCGAGGAGTTCCGGGCGCCGCTGGCGGAGGGTCCGGCGGTGGGAATGTTCAACCGGCGCCGGCTGCGCGAGGAGCACTTCTACGTCGATGGCGAGGGCCGCGTGCGGATCAACCGGCAGGGGCGGACGGTGGTGATCCGGGCTTACGAGGCGGGGCTCGACCGGGAGATCAAGAGCCAGTGGCGGGACGGCCGGACCACGTGGCGAGGCGTGATGGAGGAGCAGGTCGACGCCTACGCCCGCCACATGCTGGGCGAGGAAACGTATCGCCCTTACGATCTCGACTACTGA
- the cas6 gene encoding CRISPR system precrRNA processing endoribonuclease RAMP protein Cas6 gives MTLDFDALAMHWRRTFLVFVCARPEALEEGPWLAAALRGAWGRQLLAMAAHEHQGARHRRRADPFGRASALEVFFREHAHLTPRLAVPKPFVIAIESDAGAVRITLTLFGVAGFWRRDARDAMMAALAAGLPLRGDGRLRRRYDLTDVYWGRSESVSVPEPARQVLLRLRTPLCLRASGAIENNLDDLGMSLVNRLSGLARWQGVRIDTDWGGWRERSKRVRATLDHAGFHAGRRHSSAQPGREIPHVGLTGTIRLEGPLGPFMPLLALGETAHAGARAAFGFGAYELLVY, from the coding sequence GTGACGCTCGATTTCGATGCGCTGGCGATGCACTGGCGGCGGACGTTCCTGGTATTCGTCTGCGCCCGGCCGGAGGCTCTGGAGGAGGGTCCGTGGCTGGCGGCGGCCTTGCGCGGCGCCTGGGGCCGGCAGCTTCTGGCGATGGCGGCGCACGAGCATCAGGGGGCGCGGCATCGCCGGCGGGCGGATCCGTTCGGCCGGGCGTCGGCGCTGGAGGTATTCTTCCGGGAACACGCGCACCTCACCCCGCGCCTGGCGGTGCCGAAGCCGTTCGTCATCGCCATCGAAAGCGACGCCGGCGCGGTGCGGATCACGCTGACCCTGTTCGGCGTCGCCGGGTTCTGGCGCCGGGACGCGCGGGACGCGATGATGGCGGCCCTGGCGGCCGGGCTGCCGCTTCGCGGGGACGGGCGACTGCGCCGGCGGTACGACCTGACGGATGTGTACTGGGGACGAAGCGAAAGCGTGTCGGTGCCGGAGCCGGCGCGGCAGGTGCTGCTGCGGTTGCGCACGCCACTCTGTCTCAGGGCGAGCGGCGCGATTGAGAACAACCTCGACGACCTGGGGATGTCGCTGGTCAACCGCCTGAGCGGCCTTGCGCGCTGGCAGGGGGTGCGGATCGACACCGACTGGGGCGGATGGCGGGAGCGCTCGAAACGCGTCCGCGCGACACTCGACCACGCCGGGTTCCATGCCGGCCGGCGGCACTCCTCGGCCCAGCCCGGGCGCGAGATCCCACATGTGGGACTCACCGGGACGATCCGCCTCGAGGGCCCGCTCGGCCCGTTCATGCCGCTCCTCGCCTTGGGCGAAACGGCGCATGCGGGCGCCCGAGCCGCCTTCGGCTTCGGCGCCTACGAATTGCTGGTGTATTGA
- a CDS encoding TIGR03986 family CRISPR-associated RAMP protein gives MAQDEFYNPYQFIPVGETGNPDAPWPLGEGPPKADDFRQAREAFTGSRFSHASYATGKDIWHGRIICRLSLKDPVFIGADRYREKLPDGKDEDGNDKTKDGYAVIAPFMLGSEPAVPASSLRGLISSLAEAASGSALRVLHNRRPVSYRQPHQKALSAIGMIVEDSSCDSGFALKPLTLPFVEYRSDDGGRQTISFREKQELWSKAFRNYANLRVYLRRRLSVKKQTDRYLMQAFRGDSFPENGVVDWSFDPKRQGHLLLGQYATDEWPVEEKGLCKQERNQGAWRWPQVRRSANIPDGWVSGFVRVLYHDSRKIETGRHYEIFVPAPEDLTCQISLPITTKAVANFYALAGERGRTNKDDASVYERLPFTPVHSRGEMQLDHDGENEIRLRTGQLVYFDVNAGRDSSTAAQRGDEEPLPVVSAVSFSSIWRGLVIKNPESDKSDPHIAGTWDFFRKYKRDGKEGEYLPFNSDRETISPAEWMFGFVSEDGAGEQADEEKAAQHVAYAGRVRISAARLAETPGSADDVFLGGDYTPQSPQDTEHSTCSRPRLVRLKTLAEPKPPSPAIYFKPDGNKPIAKHDLNTDDRPNGRKVYLHRDLNGGDLQPWKTEHPDENERLKNAVRPLDPQACHEHGDFWFHVDFDNLSEAELDLLCFALHPSDEFRHKLGMGKPIGLGKVHIEPVALFCIDRAARYGNGADVFAQARYAEAWLKGDHLPDRLYSSEAAAAQTTLKSCVERAKKHAERLEKRYPDAHRAIMLTGDPDKLKAGVPVHYPLRRDQNDPEQETFKWFVQNTKTDPQCLDPIKADQPGLYPLKRN, from the coding sequence ATGGCACAGGATGAGTTCTACAACCCCTACCAGTTCATCCCGGTGGGCGAGACGGGCAACCCAGACGCACCGTGGCCGCTTGGAGAAGGGCCGCCGAAGGCGGACGACTTCCGTCAGGCCAGGGAGGCCTTTACCGGCAGCCGGTTCTCCCATGCCAGCTACGCAACCGGGAAGGATATCTGGCACGGCCGCATCATCTGCCGGCTCAGCCTCAAGGACCCGGTCTTCATCGGCGCCGACCGCTACCGCGAGAAGCTTCCCGACGGCAAGGACGAAGACGGCAACGACAAGACGAAAGACGGCTACGCCGTCATCGCGCCATTCATGCTGGGAAGCGAGCCGGCGGTCCCGGCCTCCAGCCTCCGCGGCCTGATCTCCTCCCTCGCAGAGGCCGCCAGCGGCTCCGCGCTCCGCGTCCTCCACAACCGGCGCCCGGTCAGCTACCGGCAGCCGCATCAAAAAGCACTCTCTGCGATAGGCATGATCGTCGAGGATTCTTCCTGCGATAGCGGGTTTGCATTGAAACCGCTGACTTTGCCGTTCGTCGAATACCGGAGTGATGATGGTGGGCGGCAAACAATCTCGTTTCGGGAAAAACAGGAGCTGTGGAGCAAGGCGTTCCGGAATTATGCGAACCTGCGTGTCTATTTGCGCCGTCGGCTCTCCGTCAAGAAACAGACCGACCGGTACCTGATGCAAGCGTTTCGTGGCGACAGCTTTCCGGAAAATGGAGTCGTTGATTGGTCCTTCGATCCGAAGCGTCAAGGCCATTTGCTGCTCGGCCAGTACGCGACCGATGAGTGGCCGGTAGAAGAAAAAGGCTTGTGTAAACAGGAGAGGAATCAGGGTGCATGGCGTTGGCCACAGGTGCGAAGATCAGCAAACATTCCTGATGGCTGGGTTTCTGGATTCGTGCGGGTCCTCTATCACGACAGTCGCAAAATCGAAACGGGTAGGCATTACGAAATTTTCGTACCCGCGCCGGAGGACTTGACTTGTCAGATATCTCTGCCGATCACCACCAAGGCAGTCGCCAATTTCTACGCGCTGGCCGGAGAAAGAGGGCGCACGAACAAGGACGATGCTTCGGTTTATGAGCGACTGCCGTTCACGCCGGTACATTCCAGGGGCGAAATGCAACTCGACCACGATGGTGAGAACGAGATCCGACTTCGCACAGGGCAGCTTGTTTATTTCGATGTAAATGCAGGACGAGATAGCAGTACGGCGGCGCAAAGGGGTGACGAAGAGCCACTGCCGGTGGTCTCCGCCGTTTCGTTCTCGTCGATCTGGCGGGGGCTGGTGATCAAAAATCCCGAGTCCGACAAGTCCGACCCCCACATCGCCGGGACGTGGGACTTCTTTCGCAAGTACAAGCGCGACGGCAAGGAGGGCGAATACCTGCCCTTCAACAGCGATCGAGAGACGATCAGCCCGGCGGAGTGGATGTTCGGGTTCGTCAGCGAGGACGGGGCCGGCGAGCAGGCGGACGAAGAGAAGGCAGCGCAGCATGTGGCCTACGCCGGGCGGGTGCGGATTTCGGCGGCGCGGCTTGCTGAGACGCCCGGCTCGGCCGACGACGTGTTCCTCGGCGGCGACTACACGCCGCAATCACCGCAGGATACCGAACATTCGACGTGTTCTCGCCCCAGGCTCGTCCGCCTCAAGACCCTGGCGGAGCCGAAGCCGCCGAGCCCGGCGATTTACTTCAAGCCGGACGGCAACAAGCCGATCGCCAAGCATGACTTGAACACCGATGACCGGCCCAACGGTCGCAAGGTGTACCTCCACCGCGACCTCAACGGCGGCGACCTACAGCCGTGGAAGACCGAGCACCCGGACGAAAACGAGCGGCTAAAGAACGCGGTGCGGCCGCTGGACCCGCAAGCGTGCCATGAGCACGGTGACTTCTGGTTCCATGTGGACTTCGACAACCTTAGCGAGGCGGAACTGGACCTGCTCTGCTTCGCCTTGCATCCGAGCGACGAGTTCCGGCACAAGCTCGGCATGGGCAAGCCGATCGGCCTCGGCAAGGTGCACATCGAGCCGGTGGCACTCTTCTGCATCGACCGCGCCGCGCGCTACGGCAACGGCGCCGACGTGTTTGCGCAGGCGCGGTATGCCGAAGCTTGGCTTAAGGGGGACCATCTCCCCGACCGCCTGTACTCTAGCGAGGCCGCTGCCGCACAGACGACCCTGAAAAGCTGCGTCGAGCGGGCGAAGAAACATGCCGAGCGCCTTGAGAAGCGGTATCCGGACGCGCACCGGGCCATCATGCTGACCGGCGATCCGGACAAGCTGAAGGCCGGAGTTCCGGTGCATTATCCGCTCCGCCGCGATCAGAACGACCCGGAGCAGGAAACCTTCAAGTGGTTCGTCCAGAACACGAAGACCGACCCCCAGTGCCTCGACCCCATCAAGGCTGATCAGCCCGGCCTGTACCCCTTGAAGCGCAACTGA
- the cas2 gene encoding CRISPR-associated endonuclease Cas2 — translation MPVARPVRVFAYDITADRVRDKVAAVLEAVAVRIQLSVFEGRMSDAEVAAVMRELEPLFEPGDKLRVYTLSDRMLDACRRIGGAPLPEPHDFWLL, via the coding sequence ATGCCGGTTGCGCGTCCGGTGCGCGTGTTCGCTTACGACATCACCGCCGACCGGGTGCGGGACAAGGTGGCGGCGGTGCTGGAGGCGGTGGCGGTGCGGATCCAGCTTTCGGTGTTCGAGGGGCGGATGAGCGATGCCGAGGTGGCGGCGGTGATGCGTGAGCTGGAGCCGCTGTTCGAGCCGGGGGACAAGCTCCGCGTCTACACGCTCTCGGACCGGATGCTGGACGCCTGCCGGCGGATCGGCGGGGCGCCGCTGCCGGAGCCGCACGACTTCTGGCTGTTGTGA